The proteins below come from a single Oncorhynchus keta strain PuntledgeMale-10-30-2019 chromosome 1, Oket_V2, whole genome shotgun sequence genomic window:
- the LOC118384520 gene encoding myosin light chain kinase family member 4-like isoform X3 yields the protein MENFLKDKDIWIVGSVCLVASFLWRRIWNLFTYKRKRERDRDTPFPDMQLKDNGMRDGKDKVKLSLKGLKAQKKKKPPHASDSVETLLLDQVEKLNRQNAELSHGNGVVLDMLRAPVVQPEDLEDLEGEEEEKRRTPEREEEQRAREEEEGDIFGESEEEEGREEQVGEEEVEKRRGGGEEESSLSPEPLESSEELGEVAASSKNCVTEEDPLKDDLKNSRMEERKEEDKEGGVPEGVEPQAGQSKAEKMKEEEEVDDGQPEEYIIDFTPPPAAPFDHRIVTPKPHQIATFYAINRDEVLGGGRFGQVHKCVENSSGLTLAAKMIKARSQKEKDVVKNEIQVMNQLNHANLIQLYAAFESRHDIILVMEYVDGGELFDRIIDENYNLTELDTVLFIRQICEGLQYMHRMYILHLDLKPENILCVSRATNKIKIIDFGLARRYKPREKLRVNFGTPEFLAPEVINYEFVSFPTDMWSLGVITYMLLTGLSPFLGDDDNETLNNILACQWNFEEEAFTDISEEAKDFITRLLVKSKSWRMSASQSLKHSWLSDHNLHYRLHQKLVQPASLPQTMCNHATTGPSHPASSTAGLPGSCSPVGTLPGPPMAAPLPSHVS from the exons cTGAAGGACAATGGGATGAGGGATGGAAAGGACAAGGTCAAACTCAGCCTGAAAGGCCTGAAAgcccagaagaagaagaagcctccACATGCATCGG ACTCTGTAGAGACCCTTCTTCTAGACCAGGTGGAGAAGCTCAACAGGCAGAATGCTGAACTTTCCCATGGTAACGGGGTGGTTCTGGACATGCTCCGCGCCCCCGTCGTCCAACCAGAGGACCTGGAGGatctagagggggaggaggaggagaagaggagaaccCCTGAACGGGAGGAAGAGCAGAGGgctagggaggaagaggagggggatatATTTGGTGaatctgaggaagaggagggtaggGAGGAACAAGTtggagaggaagaggtggagaagagaaggggaggaggggaagaagagtCATCATTGTCACCAGAACCTCTAGAAAG CTCCGAAGAGTTAGGTGAAGTGGCCGCCAGCAGTAAAAACTGTGTCACAGAGGAGGACCCACTGAAAGATGACCTGAAAAATAGCcgaatggaggagaggaaagaggaggataaagagggagGAGTACCTGAGGGGGTAGAGCCTCAGGCTGGCCAATCAAAGGCAGAGAAGatgaaggaggaagaagaggtggATGATGGACAGCCAGAAGAGTACATCATTG ACTTTACCCCTCCGCCAGCAGCCCCCTTTGACCACCGCATTGTGACTCCAAAACCTCACCAGATTGCTACCTTCTACGCCATTAACAGAGACGAGGTCCTAGGAGG GGGACGTTTTGGACAAGTCCACAAATGTGTGGAGAACTCTTCTGGACTGACTCTGGCTGCCAAGATGATCAAGGCCAGGAGCCAGAAAGAAAAG GATGTGGTGAAGAATGAGATCCAGGTGATGAACCAGCTGAACCACGCTAACCTTATTCAGCTCTACGCCGCCTTCGAATCACGCCATGACATCATCCTCGTCATGGAATA TGTGGATGGCGGGGAGCTGTTCGACCGGATCATAGATGAGAACTACAATCTGACAGAGCTGGACACAGTGCTGTTTATCAGACAAATCTGTGAGGGACTACAGTACATGCACAGGATGTACATCCTGCATCTAGACCTCAAG CCCGAGAATATTCTGTGTGTGAGCAGAGCCACAAACAAGATCAAAATTATTGACTTCGGGCTCGCCAGGAG GTATAAGCCCAGGGAAAAGCTGAGGGTGAACTTCGGAACGCCTGAGTTCCTGGCTCCGGAAGTCATCAACTATGAATTTGTCTCATTCCCTACGGATATGTGGAGTCTGGGGGTCATCACTTACATGCT GCTGACAGGTCTGTCTCCATTCCTGGGGGATGATGACAATGAGACTCTGAACAACATCCTGGCCTGTCAGTGGAACTTTGAGGAGGAGGCGTTTACAGACATCTCTGAGGAGGCCAAAGACTTCATCACACGCCTGCTGGTCAAGAGCAAGAG tTGGAGGATGAGTGCCTCACAGTCACTAAAACATTCCTGGCTGTCGGATCACAATCTTCACTATCGCCTGCATCAGAAG ttagtccaaccggcctcactaccgcagaccatgtgtaaccacgccaccacaggaccttcacatccagcttcttcaacTGCAGGATTGCCTGGGTCTTGCTCCCCAGTGGgtaccctcccaggcccacctatggctgcacccctgcccagtcatgtttcctaa